TAGGTTTCTGCCTCCCACACATCCCGTGCAACCCCCTATGGCTTCCGCATGACCCCCTACACTCTCGGGGCACGTTATGGCTTGCAAGGGGCAGCACTGTGCCCAGAGCCTGGACACACGTTCCCAGCTTCTGACACCCCctaggagggggaggagagggcgTGGGGCCTGCTCCCAGGGACTGATGGCATTGCCCTGGCCCTGCCAGCAGGCTGTGGCACTGCCCAGACCCCAGCTCCGCCCCAGCCCTTGGGACTGACCCCATGCTAGGCAGGTCCTGCCAGAACCCCCACCAGTCCCACCCCTTGCCTCAGTCCATCATGGCCTCGAGCATCTCCAAGAACAGCTTGTGCATGGGCACCTTGCCTTCCAGCTTCACCCCATAGAAATGGGGCAGCACTTTGCCCACTGTCTGGCGGAGGAGCGGTAGCGTGAGCAACAGCCTGCCTGCCCGCCACCGCTCAGCACCCCCTCCGGGGCCAGCCTGGCCGGCTTCGTACTCCAGCAGGGCCTTGTGCAGAGCTTCTCGCAGCTGCTTCACAGCCTCGGCATCTTCGATGTGCACAGAGTCTGAATTGGCAAGGGCCAGGGCCTTCAGTAGAACATACTCCTCTCGCTCCAGCCGCAGGGCCTGCAGCCGCTGCACTAGTTGCAGCAGGGCAGCCCCCAGTTCCCCCAGGCCAGCTGCCCGTGCCCCCTCTTCATCCAGGACTAAATCCTCAGCGAAGGCCAGCTCATCCTGCAGTGGCAATGAGCGCTGGGCCACACCCAGCACCAGCACCTCCATCCACACGCTCTGCAGTACTGACATCTGGTCAGACAGCGACAGCGATGAGAAGCCTGGGATGCTCTTGGCCCAGCTGATGGTGACCACGATCTCTCGGTCAAAGAGGTCACAGAGGGTAGCCACGGCTGGGAGGTGCCCATCAGGGCCTGCAGGGTCAGGCATGGCATAGAGCTTCTCAGGCTCAACCACCAGCAGATGAGACACCAGTG
Above is a genomic segment from Pongo pygmaeus isolate AG05252 chromosome 11, NHGRI_mPonPyg2-v2.0_pri, whole genome shotgun sequence containing:
- the LOC129031176 gene encoding steroid hormone receptor ERR1-like, whose amino-acid sequence is MSSQVVGIEPLYIKAEPPSPDSPKGSSETETEPPVALAPGPAPTRCLPGHKEEEDGEGAGPGEQGGGKLVLSSLPKRLCLVCGDVASGYHYGVASCEACKAFFKRTIQGSIEYSCLASNECEITKRRHKACQACRFTKCLRVGMLKEGVRLDRVRGGRQKYKRQPEVDPLPFPGPFPAGPLAVAGGPRKTAPVNALVSHLLVVEPEKLYAMPDPAGPDGHLPAVATLCDLFDREIVVTISWAKSIPGFSSLSLSDQMSVLQSVWMEVLVLGVAQRSLPLQDELAFAEDLVLDEEGARAAGLGELGAALLQLVQRLQALRLEREEYVLLKALALANSDSVHIEDAEAVKQLREALHKALLEYEAGQAGPGGGAERWRAGRLLLTLPLLRQTVGKVLPHFYGVKLEGKVPMHKLFLEMLEAMMD